Proteins encoded by one window of Emticicia oligotrophica DSM 17448:
- a CDS encoding flavin reductase family protein, with translation MSKSLLKYKNYDVHSITTSYAEQINANIATWVMQVAMGGKIVCVALYKIDYTISLVRQSKILNINLLAKEQTNLIPKLGRKSGLDSNKFKNLKYELDERGCPFLLESIGYLQCKVLHSTDAGDHELFVCEVLKQVVLNPDKEVMTNNYLRERGLVRG, from the coding sequence ATGTCTAAATCCTTGCTAAAATATAAGAACTACGATGTTCATTCGATAACCACCAGCTATGCAGAGCAAATCAATGCCAATATCGCCACGTGGGTTATGCAAGTTGCTATGGGCGGCAAAATAGTTTGTGTAGCCCTTTATAAAATTGATTATACAATTTCATTAGTCAGACAATCGAAGATTTTGAATATCAATTTATTAGCCAAAGAGCAAACCAATTTAATTCCAAAATTAGGTAGAAAGAGTGGTTTAGATTCTAATAAATTTAAGAATCTAAAGTATGAATTAGATGAAAGGGGATGCCCTTTTCTCTTGGAAAGTATTGGGTATTTACAATGTAAAGTATTACATTCGACTGATGCAGGCGACCACGAACTTTTTGTATGTGAGGTGCTCAAGCAAGTTGTATTAAACCCTGACAAAGAGGTTATGACCAATAATTACCTCCGAGAACGTGGTTTGGTAAGGGGCTAA
- a CDS encoding DUF4097 family beta strand repeat-containing protein, whose protein sequence is MKTNKIIFSALMLSVSALSTFAQDRDQLIVPLSDPAKEAKINVNLITGSIKVVSYEGKDIIIDAIAPISEKKQSNERTDGMKRISTNDGFELIAREQNNNVNVSIDRVNMKVNLTIKVPRKSSLKLKTINNGDIYVENVSGNHEISNINGEIKMKNISGSVVANTINEDIIINFTDITPNTPMAFTTLNGNVDISFPASLKANVKLKSDMGEVLTDFDIEVDKTPAKIKQTADKEKGLYKIQKDEWTYGKINGGGPEIMMKTMHGDVLIRKLK, encoded by the coding sequence ATGAAGACAAATAAAATCATATTTTCTGCTTTAATGCTTTCAGTTTCTGCATTAAGCACTTTCGCTCAAGACCGCGACCAACTCATTGTACCACTTTCTGACCCAGCCAAAGAAGCTAAAATAAATGTAAATTTAATTACGGGTTCAATAAAAGTAGTTAGTTATGAAGGTAAAGATATTATTATTGATGCCATAGCTCCCATTTCGGAGAAAAAACAATCGAATGAACGAACGGATGGTATGAAACGAATCTCAACAAATGATGGCTTCGAACTCATCGCTCGCGAGCAAAACAATAATGTCAATGTAAGTATCGACCGCGTAAACATGAAGGTCAATTTAACTATCAAAGTACCTCGTAAATCATCTTTAAAGCTGAAAACTATCAACAATGGTGATATTTATGTGGAAAATGTATCAGGCAACCACGAAATTTCGAATATTAATGGAGAGATTAAAATGAAAAATATTTCGGGAAGCGTTGTGGCTAACACCATCAATGAAGATATCATCATTAATTTTACTGATATTACGCCCAATACGCCAATGGCATTTACTACACTCAATGGCAATGTTGATATTAGTTTTCCAGCTTCGCTAAAAGCTAACGTAAAACTCAAATCTGATATGGGTGAAGTGCTTACTGACTTTGATATTGAAGTAGATAAAACGCCTGCTAAAATCAAACAAACTGCTGATAAAGAGAAAGGGCTTTACAAAATTCAGAAAGACGAATGGACTTACGGCAAAATCAATGGAGGTGGGCCAGAAATCATGATGAAAACCATGCATGGAGATGTGCTGATTCGTAAATTAAAATAA
- a CDS encoding DUF4097 family beta strand repeat-containing protein: protein MKKLIVPILSGLVLSCIKTPAQDTKFSEKIQKEFTVSPNSVLAVYNIDGFIKVEGYAGNKVSIEVDKTLSAETQEDLEKGKREFKLEFEQKGDSLFAYIAEPWDSRPNRNQDRWNNDNRKIRYRSNLNFTIKVPKSMNLVVSTINNGDIHVHEVDGQIKANNINGKITLKDIKAANDVHTINGDVTINYLTLPPDNAKYYTLNGNLNISYPANFSADCEFKTFQGDFFTDFEEVETLPAKVMRTTKESEKGTTHKLSKGSLIRIGKGGKNLKFETFNGNIYIKKA from the coding sequence ATGAAAAAGTTAATTGTCCCGATTTTGTCGGGGTTGGTATTATCATGCATAAAAACGCCTGCCCAAGACACCAAATTCAGTGAAAAAATACAAAAAGAATTCACTGTTTCACCAAATAGCGTGCTGGCCGTCTATAATATTGATGGCTTTATTAAGGTCGAAGGCTATGCTGGCAATAAAGTTTCAATTGAAGTTGACAAAACACTTTCGGCCGAAACACAGGAGGATTTAGAAAAGGGAAAGCGAGAATTTAAACTGGAATTTGAGCAAAAAGGCGATAGTTTATTTGCCTACATTGCAGAACCGTGGGATTCTCGTCCGAACAGAAACCAAGATAGATGGAACAATGATAACCGCAAAATTCGCTATCGTAGTAACCTAAATTTTACGATAAAAGTACCTAAATCTATGAATTTAGTGGTTTCAACCATTAATAACGGTGATATTCATGTACATGAAGTTGATGGGCAAATAAAAGCCAACAATATCAATGGAAAAATTACGCTAAAAGACATTAAAGCGGCCAATGATGTGCATACAATTAATGGTGATGTAACCATCAATTACCTAACATTACCACCCGATAATGCTAAGTATTATACACTAAATGGGAATCTAAATATCAGTTATCCTGCCAATTTTTCGGCCGATTGTGAGTTTAAAACTTTCCAAGGAGATTTTTTCACTGATTTTGAGGAAGTAGAAACACTACCTGCCAAAGTTATGCGAACAACCAAAGAATCAGAAAAAGGAACGACTCACAAGCTTAGCAAAGGTAGCTTAATTAGGATTGGAAAAGGTGGTAAAAACTTAAAATTCGAAACTTTCAACGGAAATATTTATATCAAAAAAGCATAA
- a CDS encoding enoyl-CoA hydratase/isomerase family protein: protein MYENILFEISDSVATIKLNRPQVYNALSTSLINEITAAMEVASTNEAIRVIIITGEGDKAFCSGADLKSGLDGGLTSLGDSLRKNYNPMIKAIRNVEKPVICRMNGIAAGAGMSLALACDMIIANKDAYMSELFVGIGLMPDAGSMYFLPRIVGMQKAFELCSTGRKIYMDEALSLGLVTNVVPYEKLDETINELTSYYKNAPTKAIGLMKKVLNQSFNSSIEEILEYEADNQDALGKTYDFAEGVMSFLQKRTPIFKGK from the coding sequence ATGTACGAAAATATTCTCTTCGAAATATCTGATAGTGTTGCTACTATTAAATTAAACAGGCCACAAGTATATAATGCTTTAAGTACTTCATTGATTAATGAAATTACTGCAGCCATGGAAGTGGCTTCTACTAATGAAGCAATTAGAGTAATTATCATTACTGGAGAAGGAGATAAAGCCTTTTGCTCAGGGGCAGATTTGAAATCTGGTTTGGACGGCGGTTTAACGTCTTTAGGCGATTCGCTTAGAAAAAACTATAATCCAATGATAAAGGCGATTCGCAATGTTGAAAAGCCCGTGATTTGCCGCATGAATGGAATTGCTGCTGGGGCAGGAATGTCGTTGGCTTTAGCCTGCGATATGATTATTGCCAATAAGGATGCCTACATGAGCGAACTTTTTGTTGGTATTGGTTTAATGCCTGATGCGGGTTCGATGTATTTTCTTCCAAGAATTGTTGGAATGCAAAAAGCCTTTGAACTTTGTAGTACAGGTAGAAAAATCTACATGGATGAGGCACTAAGTTTAGGCCTAGTTACGAATGTTGTACCTTATGAAAAATTAGATGAGACAATCAACGAACTAACATCTTATTATAAAAATGCTCCTACAAAGGCCATTGGTTTGATGAAAAAAGTATTGAACCAATCTTTTAATAGTTCGATAGAAGAAATCCTTGAATATGAAGCGGATAATCAGGATGCTCTTGGTAAAACCTATGATTTTGCTGAAGGTGTAATGTCCTTTTTACAGAAAAGAACACCAATCTTCAAGGGTAAATAA
- a CDS encoding NPCBM/NEW2 domain-containing protein: protein MIEALQRVLVLLLVTTLVSKAQVPSGFVDQLHSDGWQNPTGLTFDSNGNMYVWEKEGRIYVVENNNKTLFLDISEEVATYGDYGILGFVLDPNYINNGYIYLYYVVDRYYLFHYGEIDYDPSYSLEGATIARVTRYTNPNPDNPTTIDYGSRLILLGETKSTGIPITGTNHAGGGMAFGNDGTLLIGTGDGGLGINYDGDALADGIISESESLEDRVYRCQITNSLNGKVLRINPSNGDGVDGNPFFDSNAPRAAQSRVWALGFRNPFRLSVRPNSGFPGTVYVGEVGWNNREELNVISNGGLNFGWPIYEGNDRPTLWSNPTYVPGTYKKPTVEWIHDGSQEDISARVIINDTAHIIGSEEFPGNNFTGTCSIGGIWYTGTTFPEEYRNTYIFADFTPGWIKSFSFDNSNNPTSFRDLHTEVLGVVTLAYNPVDESIYYVKLGFNEGDPMEVRKISYVAGTNVKPTARFSFTPKYGASPLNVSFDASSSTDPENTSGLTYTWNFGDGQTSTGIDTNHIFDNGGTNPQAFTVKLLVTDEQGLVDSTSAIVSLNNTPPIIDSTSVDNISFFNNNGTDLLVLSAQASDNEEDASQLTYKWNVRLHHDEHSHPALDVTQQNTQLNLEIVPCDGHLYFYRVTLRVTDSYGLFTTYTKDIYPNCNPSDTTPPDEPLIKLYNVTDNSFYLAWDSVSDNAGISFYEVFINGVSKGILNAQTFTYQYTSQTSIFNQSFECYVKAIDLGGNATASTKLYFVAKNNSLEYLSDLTPISSTNGFGPVEIDKSNGEDVEGDGKTITLNGVTFSKGLGTHADAEIIYYLPSNQYSLFKTKIGIDDEVPNGNCGSVIFKIYRDNDLVYMSPIMTPTSATIDVSIDVSNANQLKLITDNAGDNIYCDHGDWADAKLIKVTDISDITPPSTPLNVAANAQIANNYQLSWSGSIDDTDTNLQYEILVNGVIIDSTTSLTYQLPAFNSGTYIVSVQAKDMANNRASSKSLALIYTPCESSLNLSEAIDYISTNGITLKAGDSINASNRIIGNSRVNYQATNNILLLPGFSVENGSTFKATIRGCDN, encoded by the coding sequence ATGATAGAAGCTTTACAAAGGGTTTTAGTATTGTTATTAGTTACGACCTTAGTTAGTAAGGCACAAGTTCCTAGTGGTTTTGTTGACCAACTACATTCAGATGGTTGGCAAAATCCTACCGGTCTTACGTTCGATTCGAATGGTAATATGTATGTTTGGGAAAAAGAAGGTAGAATATATGTAGTGGAGAATAACAACAAAACCCTTTTCTTGGATATTTCAGAGGAAGTTGCTACTTATGGTGACTATGGCATCTTGGGTTTCGTATTAGACCCAAATTATATCAATAATGGTTATATTTACTTGTATTATGTAGTAGATAGATACTATTTGTTTCATTATGGAGAAATAGATTATGACCCATCCTATTCGCTTGAAGGGGCTACAATTGCCCGTGTTACAAGATATACAAATCCAAATCCTGACAATCCAACTACAATTGATTATGGCTCACGTTTAATATTATTAGGTGAAACAAAATCAACGGGTATTCCTATTACAGGCACAAACCATGCTGGAGGAGGAATGGCTTTTGGCAATGATGGAACATTATTAATAGGTACTGGTGATGGCGGATTAGGTATCAATTATGATGGAGATGCTTTAGCAGATGGCATTATTTCCGAGTCTGAAAGTTTAGAAGATAGAGTTTACCGTTGTCAGATAACCAATTCATTAAATGGGAAGGTACTTCGTATCAATCCTTCGAATGGTGATGGAGTAGATGGAAATCCTTTTTTCGATTCAAATGCTCCACGTGCGGCTCAATCAAGAGTGTGGGCCTTAGGTTTTAGAAACCCGTTTAGGCTTTCAGTCAGACCAAACTCTGGCTTCCCAGGAACCGTGTATGTCGGTGAAGTTGGTTGGAATAATCGTGAAGAATTAAATGTGATTTCAAATGGAGGGTTGAATTTTGGCTGGCCAATTTACGAAGGTAATGATAGACCAACTCTTTGGTCAAATCCAACTTATGTTCCAGGCACATACAAAAAACCGACTGTTGAATGGATTCATGATGGCTCACAAGAAGATATTTCAGCCAGAGTTATTATTAACGATACGGCTCATATTATAGGTTCAGAAGAATTTCCGGGTAATAATTTTACGGGCACTTGTTCTATTGGAGGAATTTGGTACACGGGTACAACCTTCCCAGAAGAATATCGAAATACTTATATTTTTGCCGATTTTACACCGGGCTGGATAAAAAGCTTTTCATTTGATAACAGCAATAATCCAACTTCTTTTAGAGACCTCCATACTGAGGTATTAGGAGTAGTTACTTTGGCCTACAACCCTGTTGATGAGTCGATTTATTATGTGAAACTAGGATTCAATGAAGGTGACCCCATGGAGGTAAGGAAAATATCTTACGTTGCGGGTACAAACGTAAAACCTACGGCAAGATTTAGTTTTACGCCAAAGTATGGTGCTTCTCCCTTGAATGTCTCGTTCGACGCTTCGAGTTCAACGGATCCTGAAAATACTTCTGGACTTACTTACACATGGAATTTTGGTGATGGACAAACAAGTACAGGTATAGATACTAACCACATTTTTGATAATGGAGGCACTAACCCACAAGCATTTACAGTCAAGCTTTTAGTAACCGATGAACAAGGCCTCGTAGATTCTACCTCAGCGATTGTCTCTCTTAACAATACACCGCCAATAATTGATTCAACCAGTGTTGATAATATTAGTTTCTTTAATAATAATGGCACAGATTTATTAGTTTTATCTGCTCAAGCATCTGATAATGAAGAAGACGCAAGTCAGCTTACTTATAAATGGAACGTTAGGTTACATCATGATGAACATTCACACCCAGCTTTAGATGTAACCCAACAAAATACTCAACTTAATCTAGAAATTGTTCCGTGTGATGGACATCTCTATTTCTATAGGGTTACACTAAGGGTTACGGACTCTTATGGCTTATTTACTACATATACAAAAGATATTTATCCAAACTGTAATCCTTCAGATACTACTCCTCCCGACGAACCGCTAATCAAACTTTATAATGTTACCGATAACTCGTTTTATTTAGCATGGGATAGTGTTTCAGATAACGCTGGAATCTCATTTTACGAAGTGTTTATCAATGGCGTTTCTAAAGGTATTTTAAATGCACAAACATTCACTTATCAATACACGTCTCAAACTAGTATATTTAATCAGAGTTTTGAATGTTATGTAAAAGCCATTGATTTAGGCGGAAATGCTACGGCTAGTACTAAGCTTTATTTTGTGGCAAAAAACAATAGTTTAGAATATCTTTCTGACCTTACCCCAATTTCGAGTACGAATGGTTTTGGCCCGGTAGAAATAGATAAAAGTAATGGAGAAGATGTAGAAGGAGACGGAAAAACAATTACACTCAATGGTGTTACATTTTCGAAAGGGCTTGGTACGCATGCTGATGCAGAGATTATTTATTATTTACCAAGCAATCAATACAGTTTATTTAAAACAAAAATAGGAATTGATGATGAAGTGCCCAATGGTAACTGTGGAAGTGTGATTTTTAAAATTTATAGAGATAATGATTTGGTGTATATGAGCCCAATAATGACTCCCACGTCGGCAACGATTGATGTAAGTATAGATGTCAGTAATGCTAATCAACTAAAATTGATTACAGATAATGCAGGCGATAATATCTATTGCGACCATGGCGATTGGGCAGATGCAAAATTGATAAAAGTTACAGATATTAGTGATATTACACCACCATCTACACCTCTCAATGTAGCAGCTAATGCACAGATTGCTAATAATTATCAACTATCATGGAGTGGTTCGATTGATGATACAGATACAAATTTACAATATGAGATTTTAGTGAATGGCGTAATCATTGATAGTACTACTAGCCTAACTTACCAATTACCAGCTTTTAATTCGGGTACTTACATTGTATCAGTTCAAGCTAAAGATATGGCTAATAATAGAGCTTCGAGTAAATCTTTGGCACTTATATATACTCCTTGCGAATCAAGTCTTAACCTTTCGGAAGCAATAGATTATATCTCAACTAATGGCATCACACTCAAAGCTGGAGATTCTATCAATGCGTCGAATAGAATTATTGGTAATTCTAGAGTTAATTATCAAGCTACCAATAACATTCTATTATTACCAGGTTTTAGTGTTGAAAATGGCAGTACGTTTAAGGCTACTATTCGGGGATGTGACAACTAA
- a CDS encoding HEAT repeat domain-containing protein: protein MNEQFDDIEKSLWEQLGRLQTPEPSRDMKPSFHAMLETYKAEVEEKKANSWTKRFTDLQQIFTYKPAYNWAYGLVILVVGVSIGYFSGKPNSTVTSSQEDVKKLSSEVQEMKEMMMLSMLENPTATERLKAVSYTQELPKVDDKIIDALLTTLNSDPNENVRLVTLEALVQLADNPKVREGLVQSLMKQESPLVQVALADAMVKLQEKRSIKQFKQLLQKENLNEAVKGKIEQTIQVLS, encoded by the coding sequence ATGAACGAACAATTTGATGATATTGAAAAATCGCTTTGGGAGCAACTCGGTCGCCTACAAACACCAGAACCGAGTCGTGATATGAAACCCAGTTTTCATGCCATGCTCGAAACTTACAAAGCCGAAGTAGAAGAGAAAAAAGCAAATTCTTGGACTAAACGCTTTACTGATTTACAACAAATATTCACCTACAAACCTGCCTATAATTGGGCTTATGGCTTAGTTATTTTAGTTGTAGGTGTAAGTATTGGTTATTTTTCTGGAAAACCCAATAGTACAGTTACAAGTAGCCAAGAAGATGTAAAAAAGCTTTCATCTGAAGTACAGGAAATGAAAGAAATGATGATGCTTTCGATGCTTGAAAATCCAACGGCCACCGAACGCCTCAAAGCGGTGAGTTATACGCAAGAATTACCCAAAGTTGATGATAAAATAATTGATGCCTTGCTTACAACGCTCAATTCTGACCCCAATGAAAATGTAAGACTCGTTACCCTCGAAGCATTGGTTCAGTTGGCCGATAATCCAAAAGTACGTGAAGGCCTAGTACAGTCATTGATGAAGCAAGAATCACCATTGGTACAAGTGGCACTTGCCGATGCGATGGTCAAATTACAAGAAAAACGCTCAATCAAACAATTTAAGCAATTACTACAAAAAGAGAACCTCAATGAAGCTGTAAAAGGTAAAATTGAGCAGACGATTCAAGTACTTTCGTAA